From one Danio rerio strain Tuebingen ecotype United States chromosome 19, GRCz12tu, whole genome shotgun sequence genomic stretch:
- the ddah2 gene encoding N(G),N(G)-dimethylarginine dimethylaminohydrolase 2 isoform X1: MANIYPYGCFTHAIVRGIPESFGKLAEGGDGFQTDIAKAKRQMGVLTGALRQKVGLQLIEIQVDSDLPESWRIEDIAVIQGDTALITRPFKQQRCCEAEAVRRVLNELNMTVVEMGEEEGGSGGATLEGSDVLFTGKEFFVGISKHTNHRGAEILADTFRDFAVSTVPVCGGSRLKNICSMGGPDTIIISNSDGAKKTLRVMEQLSDHHYEILSVSEEVAANCIYIRGPAKVDYLLHPTAEECSDSIAAFQRLTDYTLLPTACSEASKLGGALSSFCLLINKKHTY, encoded by the exons ATGGCCAATATATATCCATATGGCTGCTTTACTCATGCTATTGTTAGAGGTATCCCAGAATCCTTTGGGAAGCTGGCAGAGGGTGGAGATGGATTTCAGACTGATATTGCCAAGGCCAAGCGTCAGATGGGGGTGTTGACAGGTGCATTAAGGCAAAAGGTGGGACTACAGTTGATTGAAATACAGGTAGATTCTGATCTGCCTGAGAGCTGGCGAATCGAAGACATTGCTGTTATCCAAGGTGACACAGCGCTCATTACACGACCCTTCAAACAGCAGAGATGCTGTGAG GCAGAGGCTGTGCGGCGAGTCCTAAATGAACTGAACATGACGGTGGTGGAAATGGGCGAAGAGGAAGGGGGTTCTGGTGGAGCCACTCTTGAAGGAAGTGATGTCCTTTTTACTGGAAAAGAGTTCTTCGTGGGCATTTCCAAACATACAAATCACCGGGGAGCAGAAATTCTGGCTGACACCTTCAGG GACTTTGCTGTTTCCACTGTGCCAGTGTGTGGAGGCTCTCGTCTGAAGAACATCTGCTCCATGGGTGGTCCCGATACCATCATTATTAGCAACAGTGATGGGGCAAAGAAAACACTCAGA GTGATGGAGCAGCTATCTGACCATCATTATGAGATCTTGTCAGTATCTGAGGAGGTTGCTgccaactgtatatatatcagaGGTCCTGCTAAAGTGGACTATCTCCTCCATCCCACAGCTGAGGAGTGCTCTGACAGTATTGCG GCCTTTCAGCGTTTGACAGACTACACCTTGCTGCCCACAGCCTGCAGTGAGGCCTCCAAACTCGGAGGAGCGCTGTCCTCCTTTTGTCTACTCATCAACAAGAAACATACCTATTGA
- the cratb gene encoding carnitine O-acetyltransferase b, translating into MLLKRIPARLCSSFMMRAVLRQAHSSVPYQPVPPLGQTLQRYLAALEPLLPEDELEHTRRIVQEFGCAGGLGESLQRELIKRAKHSHNWISDWWVQWAYLECRQPLAVHSNPAISLPKRDFTDWRGQLVFASKLIAGVLNFKAEVDSGRLAIEYMRGNPLCMELFPKLFSSCRIPGPKHDLVVHYGRPRRGPAHITVVRNYQFFQLDVYNSDGTPLTESQIHAQLLRIRSQSWKTDKEPMGILTSEHRHTWGQAYTRLLRDKINKESVRLIEKSLFTLCLDSPVMRISDENYSSRMAAQILHGGGTYSNSGNRWFDKTLQFVVGEDGSWGLLYEHATAEGPPIATLLDHVLEYCKMTDSVRAPLIPLPMPKKLYFYINSEIKWDLEMAKQNLDILINDLDIKCFNFQCFGKKFVKQLKLSPNSFVQLAIQLAYYRVHNEVCAACDIASLRMFRGGRTDYIRSPTNQMLSFIQAFDDVAVSREAKIQLLREAVNAYSLLTEQSLMGQGIDRHLLGLKLQAIENGLSVPRIFMDTAYGLATHWKLRTGQVPTNTDSVMCFGPLVPDGYAVCYNPQQDHLHFSVTAFNCCEDTNAEKLALTLERSLRDVQELFQPTV; encoded by the exons ATGCTTTTAAAGAGAATACCTGCAAGGCTCTGCTCTTCATTCATGATGAGG GCCGTGCTGAGGCAGGCCCACTCCTCGGTCCCGTACCAGCCGGTTCCTCCTCTCGGCCAGACATTGCAGCGCTACTTGGCGGCTCTGGAGCCACTTTTGCCGGAAGATGAGCTCGAACACACTCGCAGGATCGTGCAGGAGTTTGGATGCGCTGGAGGCCTTGGGGAAAGCCTGCAGAGAGAGCTGATTAAACGAGCAAAACATTCTCACAACTGG ATCTCAGATTGGTGGGTGCAGTGGGCATACCTGGAATGCAGGCAACCTTTGGCAGTGCATTCAAATCCAGCCATTTCTTTGCCGAAACGTGACTTCACAGACTGGAGAGGTCAATTAGT GTTCGCATCAAAGTTAATAGCTGGTGTGCTCAACTTCAAAGCTGAAGTGGACAG TGGCAGGCTGGCCATAGAGTACATGCGTGGAAACCCATTATGTATGGAATTATTTCCAAAGTTGTTCTCCTCCTGTCGAATCCCAGGACCCAAACATGATCTTGTTGTTCATTATGGACGCCCACGTCGTGGCCCAGCTCACATTACTGTGGTCAGGAACTACCAG TTTTTCCAGCTTGATGTTTACAACAGTGATGGAACGCCACTGACAGAAAGTCAGATACATGCACAGCTGTTACGGATCCGCTCTCAGTCTTGGAAGACTGATAAGGAGCCAATGGGAATTTTGACCAGCGAGCATCGACACACCTGGGGACAGGCTTACACTCGCTTGCTCAGAG ataaaataaataaagaatctgTTAGGCTGATTGAGAAATCACTCTTTACATTGTGTTTGGACTCACCAGTTATGAGGATTTCTGATGAGAA CTATTCAAGTCGAATGGCAGCACAGATTTTGCATGGGGGTGGAACTTATTCAAACAGTGGCAATCGCTGGTTTGACAAGACATTACAG TTTGTTGTGGGTGAGGATGGGTCTTGGGGTCTCTTGTACGAACATGCAACAGCAGAGGGTCCACCTATAGCCACATTGCTGGATCATGTATTGGAATACTG TAAAATGACAGACAGTGTGCGAGCTCCATTAATTCCTCTGCCCATGCCCAAGAAACTCTACTTCTACATCAATTCTGAAATCAAATGGGATCTAGAGATGGCCAAGCAGAATCTGGATAT TCTCATCAACGATTTGGACATCAAATGTTTTAACTTCCAGTGTTTTGGAAAGAAGTTTGTCAAACAACTCAAGCTGAGCCCAAACTCTTTCGTGCAGTTGGCTATTCAGCTTGCCTACTACAG AGTTCACAATGAAGTGTGTGCTGCATGTGACATTGCTTCTCTGAGGATGTTCAGGGGAGGACGAACAGACTACATTCGCTCTCCAACCAATCAGATGCTGAGCTTCATACAGGCCTTTGATGATGTTGCCGTTTCT AGGGAAGCCAAAATACAGCTGCTCAGAGAGGCTGTCAATGCATATAGCCTCCTCACAGAGCAG tcgCTGATGGGCCAGGGCATAGACCGGCACCTGTTGGGTCTTAAACTTCAAGCCATTGAGAATGGACTGAGTGTACCGAGAATCTTCATGGACACAGCCTATGGACTTGCCACTCACTGGAAACTTCGAACAGGACAG GTGCCCACAAATACAGACAGTGTGATGTGTTTTGGACCGCTGGTTCCAGATGGATATGCAGTGTGTTACAATCCACAACAAGATCATCTCCACTTCTCTGTAACTGCCTTTAACTGTTGTGAGGACACTAACGCAGAAAAGCTGGCTCTCACACTGGAACGATCGCTCCGTGATGTCCAGGAGTTATTTCAGCCTACTGTTTAG
- the cratb gene encoding carnitine O-acetyltransferase b isoform X1: protein MRGNPLCMELFPKLFSSCRIPGPKHDLVVHYGRPRRGPAHITVVRNYQFFQLDVYNSDGTPLTESQIHAQLLRIRSQSWKTDKEPMGILTSEHRHTWGQAYTRLLRDKINKESVRLIEKSLFTLCLDSPVMRISDENYSSRMAAQILHGGGTYSNSGNRWFDKTLQFVVGEDGSWGLLYEHATAEGPPIATLLDHVLEYCKMTDSVRAPLIPLPMPKKLYFYINSEIKWDLEMAKQNLDILINDLDIKCFNFQCFGKKFVKQLKLSPNSFVQLAIQLAYYRVHNEVCAACDIASLRMFRGGRTDYIRSPTNQMLSFIQAFDDVAVSREAKIQLLREAVNAYSLLTEQSLMGQGIDRHLLGLKLQAIENGLSVPRIFMDTAYGLATHWKLRTGQVPTNTDSVMCFGPLVPDGYAVCYNPQQDHLHFSVTAFNCCEDTNAEKLALTLERSLRDVQELFQPTV from the exons ATGCGTGGAAACCCATTATGTATGGAATTATTTCCAAAGTTGTTCTCCTCCTGTCGAATCCCAGGACCCAAACATGATCTTGTTGTTCATTATGGACGCCCACGTCGTGGCCCAGCTCACATTACTGTGGTCAGGAACTACCAG TTTTTCCAGCTTGATGTTTACAACAGTGATGGAACGCCACTGACAGAAAGTCAGATACATGCACAGCTGTTACGGATCCGCTCTCAGTCTTGGAAGACTGATAAGGAGCCAATGGGAATTTTGACCAGCGAGCATCGACACACCTGGGGACAGGCTTACACTCGCTTGCTCAGAG ataaaataaataaagaatctgTTAGGCTGATTGAGAAATCACTCTTTACATTGTGTTTGGACTCACCAGTTATGAGGATTTCTGATGAGAA CTATTCAAGTCGAATGGCAGCACAGATTTTGCATGGGGGTGGAACTTATTCAAACAGTGGCAATCGCTGGTTTGACAAGACATTACAG TTTGTTGTGGGTGAGGATGGGTCTTGGGGTCTCTTGTACGAACATGCAACAGCAGAGGGTCCACCTATAGCCACATTGCTGGATCATGTATTGGAATACTG TAAAATGACAGACAGTGTGCGAGCTCCATTAATTCCTCTGCCCATGCCCAAGAAACTCTACTTCTACATCAATTCTGAAATCAAATGGGATCTAGAGATGGCCAAGCAGAATCTGGATAT TCTCATCAACGATTTGGACATCAAATGTTTTAACTTCCAGTGTTTTGGAAAGAAGTTTGTCAAACAACTCAAGCTGAGCCCAAACTCTTTCGTGCAGTTGGCTATTCAGCTTGCCTACTACAG AGTTCACAATGAAGTGTGTGCTGCATGTGACATTGCTTCTCTGAGGATGTTCAGGGGAGGACGAACAGACTACATTCGCTCTCCAACCAATCAGATGCTGAGCTTCATACAGGCCTTTGATGATGTTGCCGTTTCT AGGGAAGCCAAAATACAGCTGCTCAGAGAGGCTGTCAATGCATATAGCCTCCTCACAGAGCAG tcgCTGATGGGCCAGGGCATAGACCGGCACCTGTTGGGTCTTAAACTTCAAGCCATTGAGAATGGACTGAGTGTACCGAGAATCTTCATGGACACAGCCTATGGACTTGCCACTCACTGGAAACTTCGAACAGGACAG GTGCCCACAAATACAGACAGTGTGATGTGTTTTGGACCGCTGGTTCCAGATGGATATGCAGTGTGTTACAATCCACAACAAGATCATCTCCACTTCTCTGTAACTGCCTTTAACTGTTGTGAGGACACTAACGCAGAAAAGCTGGCTCTCACACTGGAACGATCGCTCCGTGATGTCCAGGAGTTATTTCAGCCTACTGTTTAG